The Trueperaceae bacterium genome window below encodes:
- a CDS encoding S8 family serine peptidase, translating into MSDSRSGTRATARLVVVAVAVMLASTACQTATVDPAAERLKEAIEEGVDLAGFKPDESLRARFLPPVGAANPRGEFVVGMPLEVAAFALAPGDGEAVGEPLGPVLGTALGGVTFAGDTYTLTWPVLDPNVAERVRLEIRMPGSGGSPVCGEAAGECLGFLDVRIVERGGPGRGGGDSEPLITVPSGGSFTVRFKVLVPESIEGLAELSGQGGLDVEHGNCPASEVSLPGQGLQAVGAGLQAVGAGLQAVGAGGLFVASVGALESEALSVQDVVDAFQGLGAAEHDVMLVVLDDFGGVYDLPFALTDRDLAALSDEALAALAADGRISHGAIVLHEVVALLTAALGDGVAGTEASLGGAPYVEFSSYGEGPRVRVQAVDARSAAGDIDTDEAARALEDALTTARGLGFQRVVVNMSFGVVPCGVLEDFARSEEVTFDEYVAALLGLNGVSGATADELAEELHLPVELASDPFFAALACPPTGGATCGTGLDSVVFVAASGNYGQGFPLFPAALAGVVSVGSQGVDGGALVATASDFSNAAAVLAPGDLVVVRTQGRLGLALAGTSFAAPVVASFAALDQQAQQPVCAGGDPADPVGSPAALAVQDLDELPLLPGFAAGGDSALVSLCGG; encoded by the coding sequence ATGTCGGATAGCAGGAGCGGAACGCGCGCCACCGCGCGCCTCGTGGTCGTGGCGGTGGCCGTCATGCTGGCGTCGACCGCCTGCCAGACCGCGACGGTCGACCCGGCGGCCGAGCGCCTCAAGGAGGCCATCGAGGAGGGCGTGGACCTCGCGGGCTTCAAGCCCGACGAGTCGCTGCGCGCCCGCTTCCTGCCCCCCGTGGGCGCGGCCAACCCCAGGGGCGAGTTCGTCGTGGGCATGCCCCTCGAGGTCGCCGCGTTCGCCCTGGCGCCCGGCGACGGGGAGGCCGTGGGCGAGCCCCTCGGCCCCGTGCTCGGCACCGCGTTGGGCGGCGTAACGTTCGCCGGCGACACCTACACGCTCACCTGGCCCGTGCTCGACCCGAACGTCGCCGAGCGCGTGCGCCTCGAGATACGCATGCCCGGCTCGGGCGGTTCTCCCGTCTGCGGCGAGGCGGCCGGCGAGTGCCTCGGCTTCCTCGACGTGCGGATCGTCGAGCGGGGCGGGCCCGGCCGCGGCGGCGGCGACAGCGAGCCGCTGATCACGGTCCCCTCCGGAGGCTCGTTCACGGTGAGGTTCAAGGTCCTGGTCCCCGAGTCGATCGAGGGCCTGGCGGAGCTGTCCGGCCAGGGCGGCCTCGACGTCGAGCACGGCAACTGCCCGGCCAGCGAGGTGTCGCTGCCCGGCCAGGGGCTGCAGGCCGTCGGCGCGGGCCTCCAGGCCGTGGGCGCCGGCCTCCAGGCCGTCGGCGCCGGCGGGCTGTTCGTGGCCAGCGTCGGCGCGCTGGAGAGCGAGGCACTCAGCGTCCAGGACGTCGTCGACGCCTTCCAGGGCCTCGGCGCGGCGGAGCACGACGTCATGCTCGTCGTCCTCGACGACTTCGGCGGCGTCTACGACCTCCCCTTCGCTCTCACCGACCGCGACCTCGCGGCCCTGAGCGACGAGGCGCTGGCGGCGCTCGCCGCTGACGGCAGGATCAGCCACGGCGCGATCGTGCTCCACGAGGTGGTCGCGCTGCTCACCGCCGCGCTCGGCGACGGCGTCGCGGGGACCGAGGCGAGCCTGGGCGGCGCGCCCTACGTGGAGTTCTCCTCCTACGGCGAGGGGCCGCGGGTACGCGTGCAGGCCGTCGACGCGCGCTCGGCCGCTGGGGACATCGACACCGACGAGGCCGCCCGCGCCCTCGAGGACGCGCTGACGACGGCGCGGGGGCTCGGCTTCCAGCGGGTCGTCGTGAACATGAGCTTCGGCGTGGTGCCCTGCGGCGTCCTCGAGGACTTCGCTCGGTCGGAGGAGGTCACGTTCGACGAGTACGTGGCGGCCCTGCTGGGGCTCAACGGCGTCTCGGGCGCGACCGCCGACGAGCTCGCCGAGGAGCTGCACCTGCCCGTGGAGCTGGCCTCAGACCCCTTCTTCGCCGCCCTCGCCTGCCCGCCCACGGGCGGCGCGACCTGCGGCACGGGTCTCGACTCCGTCGTGTTCGTCGCGGCCTCTGGCAACTACGGCCAGGGCTTCCCGCTCTTCCCCGCCGCCCTCGCCGGCGTCGTGAGCGTCGGCTCGCAGGGGGTGGACGGCGGTGCCCTGGTGGCCACGGCGTCGGACTTCTCGAACGCCGCCGCGGTGCTCGCGCCCGGCGACCTCGTCGTGGTCCGCACGCAGGGCCGGCTCGGCCTGGCGCTGGCGGGCACCTCCTTCGCCGCACCGGTCGTCGCGTCGTTCGCGGCCCTCGACCAGCAGGCGCAGCAGCCGGTGTGCGCGGGCGGCGACCCCGCCGACCCCGTGGGCTCCCCCGCCGCGCTGGCCGTCCAGGACCTGGACGAGCTGCCGCTGCTGCCGGGGTTCGCGGCGGGCGGTGACAGCGCGCTAGTGAGCCTCTGCGGAGGCTGA
- a CDS encoding tetratricopeptide repeat protein, which produces MNTGAASRASVAEALGAYVPEDRRGPGSDPGPRGRGRGAVLFADVSGFTALTARLVAALGRRRGAEEVARHLNRLYDALVAEVTRGGGSVIGFSGDAVLAYFPGDDGRSAARAAGCMQTAMEPFADVVVEGLAGERVSLSLRVAVTAGPVSRYVVGDPAVQLIDVVAGETVNRLERLSAAAGQGEVVVGPNVMRSLDPRVRAERRDTGDGHGGFRLALPLPVGERAEEPAGAPAAPLDEARLAPWVLPTVRRRLAEGQGEFLTELRPVAALFMRFAGIDFDGDPEAGDKLDELVRWVQAEVGRLGGAVVQLTTGDKGTYLYAAFGAPVSFGDDAHRCAAAGLRLRRAAGRFPYLAAVSVGLGYGTARTGAYGGRSRRTYGALGPETNMAARMMTLAPSGAAYASPAFARACSDAFQLRQVATVPVKGAAEPVPVWELIAAEGRTTVIVPSTAGRQPVVGRGAELAVLVEAVMSARFGRGQAVQLTAEAGMGKSHLVAAALQAAGARDLEVLSGASQPFAGEAPYRVWSTVFADLLGLDRDAPAAARAAAVAGAVARVDPELAPRAPLLAPVLDLVIEENDLVASLGPELRPASRLELLVSLLNAHARRLAGLGRTLVVVLEDLHAADALSGELLEAWARHLPDVPAALVTAARPTSGASRSRASVLPGAAQVLLGPLSAGEAEELARARLESRGAGWVGDALLARLLERAEGNPLFVCALVDELVENAGDIGRSGDAALPQTLHALALARLDRLGEQEQASLKVASVIGREFPVPWLQACRPERPAPSVAADVAAASRAGVAVPVSEEPPAYRFDHAITHEAAYESLPHSLKLELHGRVARHVEERVASPADPHLDELAFHYDRSDAIAKRREYLWKAGMAAKANYATEAATGYLERLLTVVSGPEALPALLAMGEVEAFAGDHAGADARLRQALAVAVAAGDELAETTARRLLGELYERQGDHTGARSWLEEAVRAARRLGAREELVKALLALGGNVLWHLGAYAEATAMLREALSVAAELGDDPARARALHGLASVALYRGQKEEAERLFTSSLEVRRAANDELGLANALNNLAIIAADDGRDAEAEELLRDSLAIRRRLGDVAGTAVALNNLGFMAAQRGDLQEAESLYEQSLASRTSLGDRLGMAVSLNNLGDLARRRGDPAAARSLYQRSLDHAHAIDNRREAATALVGLAAVSPDPAEALRLCACAEALLASIGAAPDQDVRRTLDEVKASAVAAAGDEAWAAAEREAGSLAFAGIVALALGQRAITGDAGLAL; this is translated from the coding sequence GTGAACACAGGGGCTGCCAGCCGCGCTTCGGTGGCCGAGGCCCTCGGCGCGTACGTGCCCGAGGACCGCCGGGGACCGGGGTCCGACCCGGGACCGCGGGGGCGCGGACGGGGCGCCGTGCTGTTCGCCGACGTCTCCGGCTTCACGGCCCTCACCGCCCGGCTCGTCGCCGCCCTCGGCCGGCGGCGCGGCGCCGAGGAGGTCGCACGCCACCTCAACCGCCTCTACGACGCGCTCGTCGCGGAGGTGACGCGCGGCGGCGGCAGCGTGATCGGCTTCAGCGGCGACGCGGTCCTGGCCTACTTCCCCGGCGACGACGGCCGCTCGGCGGCCCGCGCCGCGGGCTGCATGCAGACCGCGATGGAGCCGTTCGCGGACGTCGTCGTCGAGGGGCTGGCGGGCGAGCGCGTCAGCCTCAGCCTGCGGGTCGCCGTCACGGCGGGGCCCGTGAGCCGCTACGTGGTCGGCGACCCGGCGGTGCAGCTCATCGACGTCGTGGCGGGCGAGACCGTGAACAGGCTCGAGCGCCTCAGCGCCGCGGCGGGGCAGGGCGAGGTCGTGGTCGGCCCCAACGTCATGAGGTCCCTGGACCCGCGCGTGCGGGCCGAGCGGCGGGACACCGGCGACGGCCACGGCGGCTTCCGCCTCGCCCTGCCCCTGCCGGTCGGCGAGCGCGCCGAAGAGCCGGCGGGCGCTCCCGCGGCGCCCCTCGACGAGGCGCGCCTCGCCCCCTGGGTGCTGCCCACCGTCAGGCGGCGCCTCGCGGAGGGCCAGGGCGAGTTCCTCACCGAGCTGAGGCCGGTCGCGGCGCTGTTCATGCGCTTCGCCGGCATCGACTTCGACGGCGACCCCGAGGCCGGCGACAAGCTCGACGAGCTCGTGCGGTGGGTGCAGGCGGAGGTCGGGCGCCTCGGCGGGGCGGTAGTGCAGCTCACCACCGGCGACAAGGGCACCTACCTCTACGCGGCCTTCGGCGCCCCCGTCTCGTTCGGCGACGACGCCCACCGCTGCGCCGCCGCCGGTCTGCGGCTCCGTCGCGCGGCCGGGCGCTTCCCCTACCTCGCGGCCGTCAGCGTCGGCCTCGGCTACGGCACGGCCCGCACCGGCGCCTACGGCGGGCGGTCGCGCCGCACCTACGGCGCCCTGGGACCGGAGACGAACATGGCGGCCCGCATGATGACGCTGGCCCCGTCGGGCGCGGCCTACGCCAGCCCGGCCTTCGCGCGCGCCTGCTCCGACGCCTTCCAGCTCCGCCAGGTGGCGACCGTGCCCGTGAAGGGCGCTGCCGAGCCCGTGCCGGTCTGGGAGCTCATCGCCGCCGAGGGGCGCACGACCGTGATCGTGCCGTCGACGGCGGGTCGCCAGCCCGTCGTCGGCCGCGGGGCCGAGCTGGCCGTGCTCGTCGAGGCCGTGATGAGCGCCCGCTTCGGCCGCGGCCAGGCCGTGCAGCTCACCGCCGAGGCGGGCATGGGCAAGTCGCACCTCGTGGCGGCCGCCCTCCAGGCCGCCGGCGCCCGCGACCTCGAGGTGCTCTCCGGCGCCTCGCAGCCCTTCGCCGGCGAGGCACCTTACCGCGTCTGGTCGACGGTGTTCGCGGACCTCCTGGGCCTGGACCGCGACGCCCCGGCCGCCGCGCGGGCGGCGGCCGTCGCCGGCGCCGTGGCCAGGGTCGACCCGGAGCTGGCGCCGCGCGCGCCGCTGCTCGCGCCCGTGCTCGACCTCGTGATCGAGGAGAACGACCTCGTCGCGTCCCTCGGGCCCGAGCTGCGCCCGGCGTCGCGGCTCGAGCTCCTCGTGTCGCTGCTGAACGCCCACGCGCGGCGCCTGGCCGGCCTCGGGCGCACGCTCGTCGTCGTGCTCGAGGACCTGCACGCCGCCGACGCGCTGTCCGGCGAGCTGCTCGAGGCGTGGGCCCGGCACCTGCCCGACGTGCCGGCCGCCCTCGTCACGGCGGCGCGCCCCACGTCGGGCGCGTCGCGCTCGCGCGCGTCGGTGCTGCCCGGCGCCGCCCAGGTGCTGCTCGGCCCCTTGAGCGCGGGCGAGGCCGAGGAGCTGGCGCGGGCCCGGCTGGAGTCGCGGGGCGCGGGCTGGGTCGGCGACGCCCTGCTCGCCCGCCTGCTCGAGCGCGCCGAGGGGAACCCGCTCTTCGTCTGCGCCCTCGTGGACGAGCTCGTCGAGAACGCCGGCGACATCGGCCGGTCGGGGGACGCGGCGCTGCCCCAGACGCTGCACGCCCTCGCCCTGGCGCGCCTCGACCGCCTCGGCGAGCAGGAGCAGGCGAGCCTCAAGGTCGCCAGCGTGATAGGCCGCGAGTTCCCGGTGCCGTGGCTGCAGGCGTGCCGCCCCGAGCGGCCGGCCCCGTCCGTGGCGGCCGACGTCGCCGCCGCGTCGCGCGCCGGCGTGGCCGTGCCGGTCAGCGAGGAGCCCCCCGCCTACCGCTTCGACCACGCGATCACGCACGAGGCCGCCTACGAGAGCCTGCCCCACAGCCTCAAGCTCGAGCTGCACGGGCGCGTGGCGCGTCACGTCGAGGAGCGCGTGGCCAGCCCCGCCGACCCGCACCTCGACGAGCTCGCCTTCCACTACGACAGGTCGGACGCGATCGCGAAGCGCCGCGAGTACCTGTGGAAGGCCGGGATGGCGGCGAAGGCGAACTACGCCACCGAGGCCGCCACCGGGTACCTCGAGCGCCTGCTGACGGTCGTGAGCGGGCCGGAGGCGCTGCCGGCGCTGCTGGCGATGGGCGAGGTGGAGGCGTTCGCCGGGGACCACGCCGGCGCCGACGCGCGGCTGCGTCAGGCGCTGGCGGTCGCCGTGGCCGCCGGGGACGAGCTGGCCGAGACGACGGCGCGGCGCCTACTCGGCGAGCTCTACGAGCGCCAGGGGGACCACACCGGCGCGAGGAGCTGGCTCGAGGAGGCCGTGCGCGCCGCGCGCCGGCTCGGCGCCCGCGAGGAGCTGGTCAAGGCGCTGCTGGCGCTGGGAGGCAACGTGCTGTGGCACCTCGGCGCTTACGCCGAGGCCACGGCGATGCTCAGGGAGGCGCTGTCGGTGGCGGCCGAGCTCGGCGACGACCCGGCGCGCGCCAGGGCGCTGCACGGCCTGGCGAGCGTCGCGCTCTACCGCGGCCAGAAGGAGGAGGCCGAGCGCCTCTTCACCTCCAGCCTCGAGGTCAGGCGCGCGGCGAACGACGAGCTCGGGCTGGCGAACGCCCTCAACAACCTCGCGATCATCGCGGCCGACGACGGGCGCGACGCCGAGGCCGAGGAGCTGCTCCGCGACAGCCTGGCGATAAGGCGGCGCCTGGGGGACGTGGCCGGCACGGCCGTGGCCCTGAACAACCTCGGCTTCATGGCCGCGCAGCGCGGCGACCTGCAGGAGGCCGAGAGCCTCTACGAGCAGAGCCTGGCCTCGCGCACGAGCCTCGGCGACAGGCTGGGGATGGCGGTAAGCCTCAACAACCTCGGCGACCTCGCCAGGCGGCGCGGCGACCCCGCGGCCGCGCGCTCCCTCTACCAGCGCAGCCTCGACCACGCCCACGCCATCGACAACCGGCGCGAGGCGGCGACGGCGCTCGTCGGCCTCGCGGCCGTGAGCCCCGACCCCGCCGAGGCGCTCAGGCTGTGCGCCTGCGCCGAGGCCCTGCTGGCCTCGATAGGCGCCGCGCCCGACCAGGACGTGAGGCGCACGCTCGACGAGGTGAAGGCGTCGGCCGTGGCCGCCGCCGGTGACGAGGCGTGGGCGGCGGCGGAGAGGGAGGCCGGGTCGCTGGCCTTCGCCGGCATCGTCGCGCTGGCCCTGGGACAGCGGGCCATAACAGGCGACGCGGGCCTGGCGCTGTGA
- a CDS encoding ABC transporter ATP-binding protein, whose translation MGFIMDGLAAEAYDREYSDRQLLGRIASYFRPYLWAMLVAGLAVFFVAALDALLPVIVSVAIDRLEGGVASGELWSRAGGLIAAFLGAAVLSWSFNYVRQWLSARAVGDVVLKLRRDAFDAVMARDLSFYDEFSTGRVVSRVTSDTQDFSQVVTLTLNLVSQVLQVGILFGVLVYVDGRLALLAFAIAPVVVAVALAFRRIARRVTQQARRVLAEVNANVQESLTGIAVAKAFRQEQAVYERFGGVNRQSYRLNLLQGLTFSAIFPVLGVISGIGTALIVYFGGTRVLGGAITPGQWFLFVEALALIWFPLTSIASFWSQFQLGLSASERVFALIDAEPRVRQVGARDPGRLAGRIEFRGVDFRYKEHEPVLEGFDLVIEAGETVALVGHTGAGKSSIGKLIARFYEFQGGSILVDGVDVRELDLAAYRRQLGIVQQTPFLFSGTVRDNVRYARPEASDDEVVRAARRIGGGDWLEALPNGLDTDVGEGGRAVSMGQRQLIAMARVLLQDPSILILDEATASVDPLTEAQIQEGLEVVLSDRTSIVIAHRLSTIKGADRILVLREGEVIEEGTHDALMARGGHYAELYQTYFRHQSPDYDPLAAP comes from the coding sequence ATGGGCTTCATCATGGACGGCCTCGCGGCCGAGGCGTACGACCGCGAGTACAGCGACAGGCAGCTCCTCGGGCGCATCGCCTCCTACTTCAGGCCCTACCTCTGGGCGATGCTCGTCGCCGGCCTGGCCGTGTTCTTCGTCGCGGCGCTCGACGCGCTGCTGCCGGTCATCGTCTCGGTCGCGATCGACAGGCTCGAGGGCGGCGTGGCCTCCGGCGAGCTGTGGTCCCGCGCGGGCGGGCTGATCGCGGCGTTCCTCGGCGCCGCGGTGCTCTCGTGGTCCTTCAACTACGTGCGGCAGTGGCTCTCGGCCCGGGCCGTGGGCGACGTGGTGCTCAAGCTGCGGCGCGACGCCTTCGACGCCGTCATGGCGCGCGACCTCTCGTTCTACGACGAGTTCTCCACCGGCCGCGTGGTGAGCCGCGTGACCTCCGACACCCAGGACTTCTCGCAGGTCGTCACGCTGACGCTGAACCTCGTCAGCCAGGTGCTGCAGGTGGGGATCCTCTTCGGGGTGCTCGTCTACGTCGACGGCCGGCTGGCGCTGCTGGCGTTCGCCATAGCGCCCGTCGTCGTGGCCGTGGCGCTGGCCTTCAGGCGCATCGCCAGGCGCGTGACCCAGCAGGCCAGGCGCGTGCTCGCCGAGGTCAACGCGAACGTGCAGGAGTCGCTGACGGGCATCGCGGTCGCCAAGGCGTTCCGGCAGGAGCAGGCGGTCTACGAGCGCTTCGGCGGCGTCAACCGCCAGTCCTACCGCCTCAACCTGCTGCAGGGCCTCACGTTCTCGGCGATCTTCCCGGTGCTCGGCGTGATCTCCGGCATCGGCACCGCGCTGATCGTCTACTTCGGCGGCACCAGGGTCCTGGGCGGCGCGATCACGCCCGGCCAGTGGTTCCTGTTCGTCGAGGCGCTGGCGCTGATCTGGTTCCCGCTCACCAGCATCGCCTCGTTCTGGAGCCAGTTCCAGCTCGGGCTCTCGGCCAGCGAGCGCGTCTTCGCCCTCATCGACGCCGAGCCGCGCGTGCGCCAGGTGGGCGCGCGCGACCCCGGCCGCCTGGCGGGGCGCATCGAGTTCCGCGGCGTGGACTTCCGCTACAAGGAGCACGAGCCCGTGCTCGAGGGCTTCGACCTCGTCATCGAGGCCGGGGAGACCGTCGCGCTCGTCGGCCACACCGGCGCGGGCAAGTCGTCGATCGGCAAGCTCATCGCGCGCTTCTACGAGTTCCAGGGCGGGAGCATCCTCGTCGACGGCGTCGACGTCCGCGAGCTCGACCTCGCCGCCTACAGGAGGCAGCTCGGCATCGTCCAGCAGACGCCCTTCCTGTTCTCCGGCACGGTGCGCGACAACGTCCGCTACGCCAGGCCCGAGGCGAGCGACGACGAGGTCGTGCGCGCCGCGCGCCGCATCGGCGGCGGCGACTGGCTCGAGGCCCTGCCCAACGGGCTCGACACCGACGTCGGCGAGGGCGGCCGCGCCGTCTCGATGGGCCAGCGGCAGCTCATCGCGATGGCCCGCGTCCTGCTGCAGGACCCGAGCATCCTGATCCTCGATGAGGCCACGGCCAGCGTCGACCCGCTCACCGAGGCGCAGATCCAGGAGGGGCTCGAGGTCGTGCTCTCGGACCGCACCTCGATCGTCATCGCCCACCGCCTGTCCACGATCAAGGGCGCCGACCGCATCCTCGTGCTGCGCGAGGGCGAGGTCATCGAGGAGGGCACGCACGACGCGCTGATGGCGCGCGGCGGCCACTACGCCGAGCTCTACCAGACGTACTTCCGGCATCAGTCCCCGGACTACGACCCACTGGCGGCGCCCTAG
- a CDS encoding SulP family inorganic anion transporter, whose amino-acid sequence MTSDLSHAPAGPRAVRARAAGLLTDLGAAVVVAAVAFTISVSVGTLVFGAAGPEHTAAGVGLALASGFVVMTAVALLGSLPGAVASTQDTPAAIVAAAAAAVGAGGALAGAPAASFATVAALSGLTTLATGLAFITVGWLRLGALVRFLPYPVMGGFLAGTGWLLLLGGVSVMTGRHVDLAHLGTAFGPGWWYRVAPGLALAVLLLVLMRRVRSPVAFPLVVASAVGAFYLVLAVSGADLATWRASGLLLEGTGGRGLLLPFRPSMLADVDWPLLASQLPALAAVPVLALVATLLNVTAAELQAGGRVDLDRQLRAAGFGNLVAGSFGGLVGYHVISLTELNRRAGRGTRASVLIAAALVLAALLFGGTAVGYLPRAVIGAVVSYLGLEFLYDWLVTERRRLATLEYAIVLAILLVIALVGFLQGVALGLVLTVLLFVVSYGRIDPVRYAAGGAELRSRVRRSPAEEAALAAAADGLLVLQLQGFLFFGTTSRVLERVEAAWRERRVDTVVLDLGRVTGIDASGLMALRTLHRRAEAQGCRLWLAEAPASVAAAIDRAGGDAAGLRRFPTVDAALEEREAGVLAAAALPAADDAGGPEAALADLLAGSGLETVALEPYLQRVELAAGQRLFAQGDEAGALYLVASGRLSTLRSLGGAEPERLETMGQGHAVGEVGLLTGAGRGATVRADEPSVVYRLTRDALERMGREDPRAAAAVYAWLARRMAGRIGHLVATVEALRR is encoded by the coding sequence GTGACGAGCGACCTGTCGCACGCGCCCGCGGGTCCGCGGGCCGTGCGAGCGCGGGCGGCGGGCCTGCTCACCGACCTCGGCGCGGCGGTGGTCGTCGCGGCCGTAGCCTTCACGATCTCGGTGTCGGTGGGCACGCTGGTCTTCGGCGCCGCCGGTCCCGAGCACACGGCCGCCGGCGTCGGCCTGGCGCTGGCCAGCGGCTTCGTGGTCATGACGGCCGTGGCCCTCCTGGGCTCGCTGCCCGGGGCCGTCGCCTCCACGCAGGACACGCCGGCCGCGATCGTCGCCGCCGCGGCCGCCGCCGTCGGCGCCGGCGGCGCGCTGGCCGGCGCGCCCGCGGCGAGCTTCGCCACCGTGGCCGCGCTCTCCGGGCTCACGACGCTCGCCACGGGCCTCGCCTTCATCACCGTCGGCTGGCTGCGCCTGGGGGCGCTGGTGCGCTTCCTCCCCTACCCGGTGATGGGGGGCTTCCTCGCCGGCACCGGCTGGCTGCTGCTCCTCGGCGGCGTCAGCGTGATGACCGGCCGGCACGTGGACCTCGCCCACCTCGGCACCGCCTTCGGGCCCGGCTGGTGGTACAGGGTCGCCCCCGGCCTGGCGCTGGCCGTCCTCCTCCTGGTGCTGATGCGGCGCGTGCGCTCGCCCGTGGCCTTCCCCCTCGTCGTGGCCTCGGCGGTCGGGGCCTTCTACCTGGTCCTGGCCGTCTCCGGCGCCGACCTGGCGACCTGGCGCGCGTCCGGCCTGCTGCTCGAGGGCACCGGCGGGCGCGGCCTGCTGCTGCCCTTCCGGCCGTCGATGCTGGCCGACGTCGACTGGCCGCTGCTGGCCTCCCAGCTCCCGGCCCTGGCCGCGGTGCCCGTGCTGGCGCTCGTGGCCACGCTGCTCAACGTCACGGCCGCCGAGCTGCAGGCCGGCGGGCGCGTCGACCTCGACAGGCAGCTGCGGGCGGCGGGCTTCGGCAACCTCGTGGCCGGCTCGTTCGGCGGGCTGGTCGGTTACCACGTGATCTCGCTGACCGAGCTGAACCGCCGCGCCGGGCGCGGCACGCGCGCGTCGGTGCTGATCGCCGCGGCGCTGGTGCTGGCGGCCCTCCTCTTCGGCGGCACCGCCGTGGGGTACCTGCCCCGGGCGGTGATCGGCGCCGTGGTGTCGTACCTCGGCCTGGAGTTCCTCTACGACTGGCTCGTCACCGAGCGGCGGCGCCTGGCGACCCTGGAGTACGCGATCGTCCTCGCGATCCTCCTCGTCATCGCCCTGGTGGGGTTCCTGCAGGGCGTCGCCCTCGGCCTAGTGCTGACCGTGCTGCTGTTCGTAGTCAGCTACGGGCGCATCGACCCCGTCAGGTACGCCGCCGGCGGCGCCGAGCTGAGGAGCCGCGTGCGCCGCTCGCCCGCCGAGGAGGCGGCCCTGGCCGCCGCCGCTGACGGCCTGCTCGTGCTGCAGCTCCAGGGCTTCCTGTTCTTCGGCACCACCTCGCGCGTCCTGGAGCGGGTGGAGGCCGCGTGGCGCGAGCGCCGCGTCGACACGGTCGTCCTCGACCTCGGTCGGGTCACGGGCATCGACGCCAGCGGCCTGATGGCGCTGCGGACGCTCCACCGGCGCGCCGAGGCGCAGGGCTGCCGACTCTGGCTGGCCGAGGCGCCCGCGTCCGTCGCCGCGGCGATCGACCGCGCCGGCGGCGACGCCGCCGGGTTGCGGCGGTTCCCGACCGTGGACGCGGCTCTGGAGGAGCGCGAGGCTGGGGTGCTGGCGGCCGCCGCTCTGCCCGCGGCGGACGACGCCGGCGGCCCCGAGGCCGCGCTCGCCGACCTGCTGGCCGGCTCCGGCCTGGAGACCGTCGCGCTGGAGCCGTACCTGCAGCGCGTCGAGCTGGCGGCGGGCCAGCGCCTGTTCGCGCAGGGCGACGAGGCCGGCGCGCTCTACCTCGTCGCGTCGGGGCGCCTCTCGACCCTGCGGTCGCTGGGCGGCGCCGAGCCGGAGCGCCTCGAGACGATGGGCCAGGGACACGCCGTGGGCGAGGTCGGGCTTCTCACCGGCGCCGGACGCGGCGCGACCGTGCGCGCCGACGAGCCCTCGGTCGTCTACCGCCTGACGCGGGACGCCCTCGAGCGCATGGGGCGCGAGGACCCGCGCGCCGCCGCCGCGGTCTACGCCTGGCTGGCGCGGCGCATGGCCGGGCGCATCGGGCACCTCGTCGCGACCGTCGAGGCGCTGCGCCGCTGA